From the genome of Plasmodium gaboni strain SY75 chromosome Unknown, whole genome shotgun sequence, one region includes:
- a CDS encoding putative 60S ribosomal protein L35 has translation MSNVKAYELRTLKKKELLDKLDELKKELSGLRISKAIGNSAKNSKIHGVRKNVARVLTVYNQKRKMELRQLYKNKKFKPYNLRKKLTKSKRLQLSPKQKAAMTLRQKKKVQNFPQRKYLVVHKE, from the exons ATG AGTAATGTTAAAGCTTATGAATTAAGGACCCTCaagaaaaaagaattattagataagttagatgaattaaaaaaggaatTAAGTGGCTTAAGAATAAGCAAAGCCATAGGGAACTCTGCAAAGAATTCAAAAATCCACGGCGTCAGGAAAA ATGTGGCAAGAGTCTTGACTGTTTATAAtcaaaaaagaaaaatggAATTGAGACAATTAtacaaaaacaaaaaattcAAACCATACaatttaagaaaaaagtTGACAAAAAGTAAAAGACTTCAATTATCACCCAAACAAAAAGCAGCCATGACATTaag acaaaaaaaaaaagtacaAAATTTCCCACAAAGAAAATACCTCGTTGTACACAAAGAATAA